AATGAAGGTAACATATGTAAGGTTTTAATAAAAAGATGACAGATGAGTGAGAGAGCTTTCAAGATGACAGGCAGTAGTTTTGAGAaaattcactcattcataaatCTACTTTACTTCAAAGTGTTTGGGCAGGATGACAATGTCCCCTGATCACAACATTTCAGGAGTACACTGTATTCAGACAATCTCAGAAGTTCCCTATGATGCTCTCAGATGATACAAAGAAGCAACAAATTTAAAAGACTGTAAAGAAATTCCTCACCTCTGTGATGGGGAGCCAACGGTgtgcagtgagggagagagaggtgaaggtgtgGTCCTGCAGTATAGCGCGGGATGCCACCACCAACTCCCTCACCCCAAATGCCTCACAGGTGCGGCACAATCCCCCAAGGTTGGCAGCTTTGTCCACCAGAGATGCCACCACAATCAGTCCTCCACGTCTGCCCTCCCACCCAGTCTGTATTGGGACATTTCAAAGATCAGTTCAGCCTGCAGTATCCACAGTGGTGAAAATGTTTAAACACAATCCAATCACATACTTATTAACAACACACTCTCTTACCAACTAaatcacaataataatcatGACCACCATAACCATCATTACTGATACCATAAGCCTGTTTCTCACACAAGCCAGGGTAAGTTACAATACGATCTACCAAACTGATGTCtcagaaaaaagggaggaaaaccacacatgaaaagaaaattatcacTATCAACAAAAGCTGCTCAATTTCACATGTGGCATTCAGCAATTAAGATCTGAATCACTGCCTCATCCCACAGCCACTTTGGTGTAGCATGGTCAAGTTTGTACAGGGAAAGTAATCACCAAGGTGTCAGCATTCAGAGCAGAATATGCCAGACTATCATCACCATACTCATCACACTTCAGATGAGGATAAGGCAcctcatttatctattaatctatatATCTACGTACGAGGTCAAAATctggtcgtcacacacacatatatacactccCTGAGCCtaatgataacattaataataaaacaaatttaGACTGTTCCAATGAAGCATGGCCAACCACAAATCACCTTAGCTACACAGTTAGCAGTTAGAACCGTTCAATCTACCAATGAAACTTTCTTGCAATGCTCATAATAAAGTCATTTCATGATGGACAGCAAGGGAAGGCATTGAAAGAGGCCTCACCTGATGGGGATGAGGCATCATTTCAGGCACCAAAGTCTTCTGGGGGACAATCTTTTTCTGCACATCTCTGACTTGACAGGTTACTTCTTCCTCTGCCAtctgttcctctccttcaagacaagaaacacaagctgcactcaaaacacactgtcTACATCACATCACTAACATTTGCTAACACAACAGCAACTTTGTCTCTTGAAGTGCAGCACATCAACCACATACACTTCAGACATTCATAAAAATTCATATAAAAATTCAAACTAAATTAAAGATTACATTTAAATTCCAGGAACAACATTTTCCCCCCTACAGCAGCACACCACCTACTACTGGTTCCCATAGTGCTAAAGCTTTGCCACACATACCACTTCACCACATTGCTTCAAGACAAGTAGCTACAGCCACCGAGATCACTGTTCCACTCATTACAGATCCCTAATGTCACTAGCACTGCAGACTGACACTCTTTACATTAAATGATATCACATATAGTCATAAAAATCAAATCAAGAATTAAACAACCCAATAATTAACCCTATCATTGCTAGATGAAAAAACTGCCCTTCAATGCCTATaaatttcttatctttatttctgtgCTAATCATTTCTGTAATGTAAAAATACTACACTAAACTtccaattttcctcttctctctgtcatGTCAATAGGCAAACAAATTTTATGTACAGCAGAAGGAAGGTGAGTGAAAGATGATTAGCACAGCATTGCAAAGGATACACAAAATAACGGTCTCAACTCGCACCATTTCAAGATTATGATCCTAGCAGTGCTTACATCTCCTGTGCTGGtttacttcataatttttatcaAGTACAGTATATTtcctccttgtgtttctttagtTACATTAGTTATGACTTTACGTTTTAGATTATCATTTTATCACTTTACACTACAGCACCATTAGCATAGGTGAATGACATATATTTGGTGCTTACTCAGGCTGGTTCCAAGCCACACTGAAAACGACTTTACAAAGTGGCAAAGGAACTGAACGCTATTATAACTCGGTGTAAGCACAACCCACACTTACCAGCAGCCTTGACAACCCAGGGGGCAGGCGTGGCACAGGTGAGGGCCAAGTCTGTGTtgtggagaggcagggaggtgtGAAGGGGAAGCTGTTCCTCCCCTGCCACACCCATTAGGAACTCcacactcatccactcatcatCTGCCAGCAGGGACAGTTGGGGCAAGGTGTGGAAGATGGTCTGGCaaggaaacgagagagggagtaagagaagagtaaggtactgagtgagtgaataagtgaggtGAATGGGGGATTGAGTGAgggagtagggagagagagtcagtaagAGAGTAAGTGACAGAAtgactgagagagggagagatgagaggatgCCAGAATTGTTGCAGACAAAGAGGTGAAGTGTGACAGTTGCAGTTAATACATCAGATAATAAACCATTTATCACAACCAAAATAAGTATCTAATCTGCATATACATTAGTTCTGAGGCAGTATGGTAAAGAGCAGGTCAGTCACCCACAGTCAAGGTCTAGGAGACACCAACAGCAACCACCATTACTCTTTGAGACTTAACCCAGACCAAATATTCTCTGCATTCTAACCAGCACACAAGATGGATCGTGCCCCGGCCATGTATCCCTACTATGGTCTGAGAATAGTTAAAATGATGTGAGTGACTCCTGCACAAGGCAAGTTTGACTCAAGGGAGTTCAGTTGTGAGTGAGAGTAGTTCTGTGGAAATGAGTGGTGTTCATAAGGAGTGAATGGTGACTGTGTAATAGGTGACGATGAGTGAATGTAGTGGGTGTGGTGTGAGAGTGTGATAATACTGTCATGTTCAAGGGCTGTTGTCAAGGAAAGTGCATACTTTGTAAAAACCTGATGAATCCTGCCTTTGTTTCTTTAGGTCCTGAGTCTCTGGTTGCCCCAAGACCTGTGCTCAGCTTCACCAACTTAGCATCTGTGTTTCTCCCTCACCTGAACAACTTGATTGCTCAGAATGATATGCTATCACAAGGAGGAAGTAGTCGAGTTTGGTGCTGTAAAGTACTCAGCAAGCAAGccagcaaataaaaaaataataaataaataaataaataaaaaaaatagctacagAAGATCTAGTAAATATTTCATTGATTGACTGGTTGTGTTCttagatgaaaacaaaagaaaggaatgaaatgaaagaatgaatagatatTGTTGCTACAAAGACACCATGCATATGAAACTCTTCTCTCACagtcacctctcactctcttactcCCTCCAGAACTGTTGACGCCACCAATGGACACCTCCACCCTTGTAATGCACATCAACATACAAGTTCTCCTCAGTAAAGGATCATGTTTTCTCACACTACAAACCTGCAGAGTGTAGTGTTGCACAGGATGGAACACcttaaagtagaaatcattgaGCATGTTGATGGTGTTGCGGCCGGCGTTCCCTCGCTCTACAAGACACAGTGGTACAGCACGGAATTCCTGCAGCACACCCTCCATCTGCAGCTCCTTACAGTGTTGCCAGATCTTCCTCAGTGACACCTGccaggggaaagaagaagatcACTGCCAGAAGTTCCCATTCCCAACCAGACAGATCGTGAGTGGTCCTCCTATTAtgcttatattttatttctattgagGACATTTCATTCTCACTGCTCATTTACTTACAACCATTACTTTGATTCAAGGGTGTACTAGTGTGGCCTATATAACTCTTTTCCTCCAAGGCTGATGGGGTTACtaatgtgtatgagtgtgtggtgctaTGTCTGGGCCACACTGCATTGGATCGCCTGCATGGTGTgtgaatacatagatagatcAATCTCATTTCACCTGAACCTAACTCCTTAAACAGCCACTGCATTAACCACTTATGTACAATGATGCAttctcatattaattctgcttactatttggtgcttttgtaaagcttcagaaacttatgtgaggattaaaatagtgaagactctggtcattaatcttctgggatccatagatccttcctaatgtaagtaaaaattgtctaatcatgctcaaaactcatggtaaaaatatgccCCAGTGCTGTAGAGGTTAAGGAACATGAAGTTTATCACTAACTACCTCCCATGTCAAGTTGCTCATCTGCACATCATGATCTAAGTCTATTTTCTATCTCCACATCCACACTACCAACCCTCTATCAACCGTGAAGCATCTCCACCTAACGTACTCCTGCATTGCTTCACTACCTTCATATGGCAAAATTTCTGCTGTCCTATTCCACCTAGACTTTACATTTTCTCATATTAGTTTCAACATCTTTCTAGCATCTTTGTTTTGATTCAATAAAACTTCCTTCTCTGCTTTTGCATCAACCATTAATCTaaatacctctctctttctctctctcaaactagtCTTTGCCTCACCTGAGCATACAATCTGGTGTTGAAGTGCTGAGCAGTGCACCAGGCAAGAGTGTGTGTAAGAGCTGTTGACATCACTCCGGGGTCTGAGGAGGTGCAGGCTACGTGGGTGAGGGCTGCTAGGAAGGACCCCACACATCCCGCCCTCACTTCCACACCCTGACTCCACACAGAAAGAAATTCATCATGTTACTTGGGACAACATGTAATGTTGCCACATACAAGGTTATCATGTACAGAAGTGCTGAAAGACACACAGCATCTGTACTCCACACTGGTGGGCCACTGACCTtgaagtggtggtgcagcagggcAGGGTAGAGGGTGGGGTGAAGGATTGGGAGGAGAGCAGCCCCCCACTCCTGGAGATACCTGATGCTGGGCTGCTGGTGGTCACAGGTTAGCCCCTCACACACCCAGGCCAGGCAGGCATCACACTCATTCTGACAACggttatcatcatcatgttcTTGCTTCCTGTCTGGACTGCACTGACTTGCTTCatgttcttcatgttcttcatGTTGCCAATGCCAAATTAAGCCAATTTTCTTACATAACAACACCAGGAAGTCTAACTTCATTACATCTCAGTCATCTAGATATCTTGACTTTCCTACAACATAAACATACTTACAATTATTACAATATTTTTCCTTGCATTACTTCTGACTAAAACTACATTTTCCTTTGCCCTCAAAGTTACATGAGATACATGTCAGCTAATAAGAGACCACCAACCTGGTTCAGGAGAGGCACCAGCAACAGGAAGGCTTGCAGCAGCCGGGTCTTGTAGCGATGGTTTTGAGAGTTAGGAAAGTCTCGGTGGTGGCCTGAGGCCCGGGCATACTGGTACTTAATGCCCTcgacaactgctgctgctgccaccttgTCCTCTGCTCGCTCCAGCCTCAGAGTCAGCAGGAAGCGCAGGACAATGGCTCGTGCCCAGCAATCTGAATTGGGGTCACTGAGAGGATGTACAGATCATAAAGGTGACATAAAAGGACaaaatggtgaaagaaaattgataTCACCATGAAAGCAGAAAACTGAATGAGGAATACTATTATGAATGTCTGTTCCTTGCctgtgtgtggtgcaggtgtaGCAGTTCCCACAGCTCCCTACAAACAGCAGGGTGTCACGCACGACTCGCTGCTGCTTACGGAACACAGCACCAAACATCACCAGCGGCACCAATACTTCCTTGGCCAGTAATTTAAACCACCCAGGCTCCCCAATCCCTGCCTTCactagggaagatgaaagaCTGAGGGCCATGTGGGAAGCTATCCCCTGCACACCCTCACCAGCCTTCAGCAGCTCCTGTGACACCTGCATTCCAACATACCAATGAATTTTGTACTCTTCATTTGACACATATGGAACACACTAGTCCTTCTGACCATTTTGTAGACActgagatggaagaaagatcTTGCAAGTTATTTCTCAGAGCTAACACAGACATAATTATTATTCAATTTCTATTAGGCATTCAAAACTGTTTATTTCAAAGCAGACTCCACACCTGTTGGGAAGCAAACCAGCATGTTACACTCAATGTTCCCTTACCTTTATGATGGAGGCATGGCAGTCTGGGCAGGCCAGGGCATCTCTGTGGAAGagtaagtcagtcaggcagCCAATCAAACCTCTGTAGAGATCACAGCCTTTGCGAAACTCAAAGGTGGCAGCCCACATGGCCTCCAACACCTCCACCCACATGACagtctgcaacacacacactcctggaTAGAAActgtatgatggtggtggcagtggtggtggtggtaattttcatggtgatgatagtgattctCAGTGGAAAGACTCACCCTCACAAGTGTTGGTGCCAGGGCTGCAGCCACTTGGAAGATGTGGGCAATGGTGGGGCGGCCGGCGCTGGCCACACACTCAGGCAGCACCTCCAGCACTGCGGCCTCCATCCTCTCACCGTCTTTACCCAGCCACCACTTTTCCTGAAGGAACTTCTCTGTTACAGTGTTCCCTTTCATGAAATTGCAAGTCAGTGAAGTGTAAAGATGTGTCAAGAAATAACCATACAGCAGGTCTACACAACACAAGACTTTAACATGCAAAAGGCAAACCTTCTGCTGTAGTCATTGCTGCAAGAACCAGAACAAAGTAACAAACTTCCATACAGTACTGGAATTCATTGACACATCTGAAGTATAACAAATCtaaaaatacaagaagataATGTACTCAACACTGAAGAGTGAAGCTACACCAGTGAATGTCCAGACAAGTGATTACTACCTTGGCCATCAGTAGCAGCTCCACACAGTGCCAGGAACTGCACGGAGTCACCTGCAGCAGTCTTGAGGTAGTCGTGGACAGCTCATGGCCTGGGAGCAGCCTGGTCTGAGTGAGTGCCTTTGGGTGCAGGGTGAGCAGCAGAGCAGCCTCAtcctggtggtgtggtggagcagCAGGGAAGTAGTATTCCAGCAGGTGCTCCAGCACTACCACTCCAAGGGAGGCTGGCACAGACTGTTGCTGCTCCAAAAGACTGCGGCATCCCTCCATCACCTCTGGGTAGTGCCTCCATGCCACTGTTTGTGACCATCGCAGACCGTTGCAGTGTCTCAACAGCTCCAGGTACAGTTGCAGATCCTCAAGATGATCAGGTTGGCTGTAGCTGCTCAGTCGAGACACAAACAGCTGCAGCAGGCAGTCCAGCCCATCACTCAAGCCTGACAAAAGTAGCTCTCGGCAAGCTGGGGTTCCAGGGACACTGTCACAAAGAATCTGCAGCATGTGGGTCAGCAGCTGCACCACCCACACCCTGCTATGGGGGTCCTGGTATGGACGGAGATGACAGTCCTCCAAGAACAGAATAAGCGGGACAAGGGCCTCTCCAATACTgtcaccaccctcctcctccacagccaGACACAGTCCCAGAGCAACATCATGAGGTGGTACATCACAACAAGAGTCAGGGGTGAGCTGCCCAGCAATGGCCTGCTGAAGGGCACGCAGTCTGTCCTGTCGACTCTCTGGACAGTCTTTTACACTTTCCAGGATGGCTTGCCAAGTGGTGGTGCCTCGTTGCCAGCTTTCTTGCCGCCTCAATTGGCCTATAAGGTGGCACATCTCCAGGAAGGTAGTGCTGGGACACGAATGttttagcaatgctctcaaaaagTCACACTGACTCGCTGAACGCAGCCCTATTTCCTGGGTGCTAAGGCAAGCCTCAAGATTGATAGCAGCTTTTTTATTCTGCAAGAACTTCCAGGCTGGGACAGGAGGCAGCAGGGCTAGACTGCGGACTATATAAAAGAGTGGGATACCCCCCCACGGCTGTCCATCAAACAGTTTTTCTAACAGAACCACCATAAATCTGTGACGGTAAACATCATCCAAAGCACCCACCACACTGCTCAAGAAAGGTGGAATCTGGCTCCCAATCCTGGAGGGCTCACCTCTCTGCTGGTCTGGTTCTCGGCTGTAGAGTGAATAGTCAGCAAGAgctggcagcaggtggtgggtgatgaaggagagaacaCCTTGCTCCAGCACTTGTTGGGACAGTCTCAGCCCCAGCACCTTGCCTGCTCCCCACACCCTGATGGTCCTGCCCTCTTGCCCAAGGAGTCTCCGCAGCACAACCACAGCCCATGAAGGATGCATTACCTCCTTTTTGCAACTACTTATCAGTGCATCAAGCTTCTCTAGCACAGGTTTGACTACATGAATCTGCTTTTCTTCAAGAGTttcaagaagaaggaagaaatcatTCCACAGTTGCATTACCaactcctcctgcccctccagCTGGGGTAAATATTGTGATGAACATTTCCACGAGGAATACTGATCCACACATTTCCTGAGAACATGACGGCCCCTCTTCCGCGAGAAAGGATCACTGTGAGCAAGACTGTACTGAACAATGACCCAAAACTTTTCATCCATGTTGATCCACTTGAAGATCTCTCCATCAGACATGAGGTCACTCAAAAAGCACAATACTACAAGCCCCACACTACTCCTCTCCAACACTGCCCCATCCTCACCCACACTATACAAGCTGTTCAGAAGACCCCACACCTTCTGAATGACTTCACTCCTGTCATCAGTGTTCGCTTCAACAAAGGGCATGATGacaagagtgaagagagaggcagTAATGTCTGGGTCATGCCACACTTCAACAGTAGACAGCACTGCCTTTACCACTTGTCTGGCTGCACACTGAAATCCATTCACTTCCACAAAACACCCATCCcacaacaaagaggaaaaggcaaGTGAAAGAAGTTTGACCCTGTGCCTCTTCTCCTCACACAGTACATCTTGAAGTTCCATACGGAAAGCTGTAGCAATGGCTTCAAATATCCTTCTCAGTAATTTAAACGTCTCTTGAACCTCTGAGTTACCCTGCCTTAGTGAGTCACCAAACTCAGACACATGGCAGGGAGCTGCTGGGACACCACACACAACTTTTGAGATCACAGCAACCAAATCACATTTGGTTATGAGATTTGCTTCCTCGTACTTGATATGTGAAGCAGACTCTTGTGGCAGCTCACTGCAGCATTGCTGAGTCTTTCCATCATCCTTTGAGACACTGCAATCTAATGGAAAATGCTCACTTCCTGCGCCATTAGTCCTTTGAGTGATGTCAATGTCTGCAGATGATGAGGAGACCCTGGATAGTTCTGTGGAATATCTGAGGATGATTTCCAGCAGTGGAGGCACAAGCCACTGGCTGAGGATATCCCAGTAAAGTCTTGTGAGGAGTGGGTTGTTGGCAGCTGGTGAGGAGGTGCCTTCCCTTGCCTGCACTGCAgacctcaccacctcacacacATCACATGTTGGTGTCTTGGTGTCCACTATGCACTTCAGCAGTCTGGCAAAGTCTTCATCCCCCAGTACTCCTAGCCTTAGTAGCTCCTCCATTCCTGTGTGCTGGAAGGAAACAAGGCCTTGTCATTCCATGCAGAATGGAAGTAACATTGATGTTTTCAACTGTAGGAAAGAAtcatgaattgaaaaaaaaaagtgttagatTTAGCCAGGATTTAGTCAGTGCCTCAACATTAATGTTAATATAACTTCTTTATTAACCATCATTTCTAGTGACATCAAATATTTCATGATCTGAAATGTCAGTGAGAGAGTgacagacagtgtgtgtgtgtgtgtgtgtgtgtaattcactgtttgtttgatctgctgcagtctccgacgagatagccagacgttaccctacggaacgagctcagagctcattatttccgatcttcggataggtctgagaccaggcacacaccacacaccgggacaacaaggtcacaactactcgatttacatcccgtacctactcactgctaggtgaacaggggctacacgtgaaaggagacacacccaaatatctccacccggccggggaatcgaaccccggtcctctggcttgtgaagccagtgctctaaccactgagctaccgtgtgtgtgtccCCTGCCCTGTCTTTCACTGTAAAGATGGTGATGCAGTGAACAATACCACAGAGATAACAGATCCCGTCAGCTGCCACGATCTCTGTCTTCCCTTGAGGATCCTagtcccgaaaaaaaaaaataataataataataacaacaaatgtCAAGTACTCACCCGCTGGTCTCATGGCCCTGAGAAAGCCTTGAGCTAAGAATAttgtgataagtgtgtgtgtgtgtgtgtgtgttaccgttGAGGCGGTGGACACTGGTGGAAGGGACTCTGGAGTGGcgagagtggagtggagtggacaCGCCACACACaggtcagacagacagacagctgcgGCGTGGTGTTGTTTACTAGTGATGGGCGAACCGAGTACTTTCTGCAAACCGAGTATTTCGGTATTTATTACACtgaaaccgagtaaaccgagtacgaaattattacttttcactaacctaacttaacgtaagggAGAGAATCGTGTAAGAAAACTAATCTCTTGGTGTAGTTAGACTGAGGTTTTTAACTTCTGTACAAGGTAGGCCGTATATCATGAGACCATGTTTCACTTGACTTTCAATGTTGTTATAATATGAGAATGTGAATTATGTGCATGCACTTATAGTTGACATTAgcagataatttctttcttgatataactaaaatagagaaaaataatagtataatggatATAGAATGCCAGAAGCTTATCATAGCGAGGCTCAGAGTCACGGgtctccaccctccctgcctctacctccttactcctcctcctctcttcttcctataactccttacccctcctccatccacttcctctcattctctcttctctctctctctctctctctctctctccatctctttcctaaAGGTCATGTCACATTACTTGACCCTGTTTTATTCCACTTCGACCAATAGAGTTGCCTCCTTttcgctccttcactttccttccaatctccccattgatgagagagagagagagagagagagagagagagagagagagatcatgtccGTCACCCccaccctccatctctctctctcttttttttttttttttttttattgtgggtaACGTCTCTACCCGTCTTTATTTATTAGGCATCACAAGGTGTGAAGGCAGCTGCCCCCGCCTTGCCGCAGCCTGCTGTGACGTAGTACAACCCAtggtacaatgtgtgtgtgtgtgtgtgtgtgtcagggagacgGCTGGCTGATAATGATACTAACGCTGCCAACGGAAACTGCAAAACTGGCTAACTGCTAGTGGTGGGCAAGTTCCGGTACCAGTACCGGTAATATTGGTACGAGCCTTAAGGGTACTGTACCGGTAAAAATTTCCGTACCGGTAATTAGCCGAAACGGTActgagcaaattgtatacagcgtggaggtggttcaaggcgagcggtgatgggtaagagtgaatcattctcactctcggtaccgctccacactggtaccgactggctgccctggcgcgtcggcgcggtctcggtagctcggcgagacccgtctgtactggtacgactgaatgtgccggcatcatttctGGTACCGCTTGACGTttgtaccgtctagcgtctgtgccgggactctgctgcttcctaccgctaagaatgaataatgtgtcggcaccactcggcggatcggtggTCGGGACGGGTGGCGATAACATTGCAGTTGGCCGgtattttaccattgcatttctacttctactactactactattactgctacttctactactactactactgctgctgctgctgctgctgctgctgctgctgctactactactactactactactactactactactactgctactactactagtactactactactgctgctattactactactactactactactactacacataggATTAAGTGTACGAATATTACAGACAAGCCCAAATTATCTCATCCCGCTTAGGAATCGAACGCGGGTCCTCTCAGttgtgtgaggaaggtgccggaacttgcccaccagtccgtgagccgctctgcacttggcaggacaaggcgatgggcgtgagggacagtgagtggtggagatgaagataccgataatagttatatctatagtagcgaagagaatattgtgtgtgtagcctctcagtaatcagaggttaactatttaaacatggttgaggacacaaagtggacagtggagtgtgggtgcctgctagtgacacggacagccgccgccgagcagtctttggctaacgtaagtaatatattggtgtaactcatcatttcacggtggtgccatgtcataacctaa
The window above is part of the Portunus trituberculatus isolate SZX2019 chromosome 31, ASM1759143v1, whole genome shotgun sequence genome. Proteins encoded here:
- the LOC123511493 gene encoding probable methyltransferase TARBP1: MEELLRLGVLGDEDFARLLKCIVDTKTPTCDVCEVVRSAVQAREGTSSPAANNPLLTRLYWDILSQWLVPPLLEIILRYSTELSRVSSSSADIDITQRTNGAGSEHFPLDCSVSKDDGKTQQCCSELPQESASHIKYEEANLITKCDLVAVISKVVCGVPAAPCHVSEFGDSLRQGNSEVQETFKLLRRIFEAIATAFRMELQDVLCEEKRHRVKLLSLAFSSLLWDGCFVEVNGFQCAARQVVKAVLSTVEVWHDPDITASLFTLVIMPFVEANTDDRSEVIQKVWGLLNSLYSVGEDGAVLERSSVGLVVLCFLSDLMSDGEIFKWINMDEKFWVIVQYSLAHSDPFSRKRGRHVLRKCVDQYSSWKCSSQYLPQLEGQEELVMQLWNDFFLLLETLEEKQIHVVKPVLEKLDALISSCKKEVMHPSWAVVVLRRLLGQEGRTIRVWGAGKVLGLRLSQQVLEQGVLSFITHHLLPALADYSLYSREPDQQRGEPSRIGSQIPPFLSSVVGALDDVYRHRFMVVLLEKLFDGQPWGGIPLFYIVRSLALLPPVPAWKFLQNKKAAINLEACLSTQEIGLRSASQCDFLRALLKHSCPSTTFLEMCHLIGQLRRQESWQRGTTTWQAILESVKDCPESRQDRLRALQQAIAGQLTPDSCCDVPPHDVALGLCLAVEEEGGDSIGEALVPLILFLEDCHLRPYQDPHSRVWVVQLLTHMLQILCDSVPGTPACRELLLSGLSDGLDCLLQLFVSRLSSYSQPDHLEDLQLYLELLRHCNGLRWSQTVAWRHYPEVMEGCRSLLEQQQSVPASLGVVVLEHLLEYYFPAAPPHHQDEAALLLTLHPKALTQTRLLPGHELSTTTSRLLQVTPCSSWHCVELLLMAKEKWWLGKDGERMEAAVLEVLPECVASAGRPTIAHIFQVAAALAPTLVRTVMWVEVLEAMWAATFEFRKGCDLYRGLIGCLTDLLFHRDALACPDCHASIIKVSQELLKAGEGVQGIASHMALSLSSSLVKAGIGEPGWFKLLAKEVLVPLVMFGAVFRKQQRVVRDTLLFVGSCGNCYTCTTHSDPNSDCWARAIVLRFLLTLRLERAEDKVAAAAVVEGIKYQYARASGHHRDFPNSQNHRYKTRLLQAFLLLVPLLNQNECDACLAWVCEGLTCDHQQPSIRYLQEWGAALLPILHPTLYPALLHHHFKGVEVRAGCVGSFLAALTHVACTSSDPGVMSTALTHTLAWCTAQHFNTRLYAQVSLRKIWQHCKELQMEGVLQEFRAVPLCLVERGNAGRNTINMLNDFYFKVFHPVQHYTLQTIFHTLPQLSLLADDEWMSVEFLMGVAGEEQLPLHTSLPLHNTDLALTCATPAPWVVKAAGEEQMAEEEVTCQVRDVQKKIVPQKTLVPEMMPHPHQTGWEGRRGGLIVVASLVDKAANLGGLCRTCEAFGVRELVVASRAILQDHTFTSLSLTAHRWLPITEVRREDLLPYLKTKQGEGYTLVGAEQTAQSVSLEDFKFPELTVVVLGNERAGVPCEVLQVLQTSVQIPQNGIVRSLNVHVSGALFVWEYTRQLLTCPPGGGGGGGGGARRK